GGTATCAGGTCTTAATAATGCTTTCTGTACTTATTTAAATTTGTTCTTTCTGAGGCTCTAAATAACATTTTCTACAGAACATAAAACGGATGGACTATAATACCTGTATAAGTTCAACATTTTATGTTGCTCCTGAGCAAATATAAAGCATCCCTTCTTTTAGGTTTAATGTGACTGAAAAGGGCAAGATAATAATCCATATTAACACTGTTGATTTTTTTGCAGCTAAACTAGTGAATATACTAACAAAATTAATATTCTCTTTTGTTTCACAGCATTTTATAATTGCTAGTTAAGCAACTTTACATCTTACACCTTGAAGAAAATGGCCTAAACATTGTCTgagaaataaaaaaggtaaaaacatGCATGCAGAAACAGGATTGTCTTAATAGCTTCCGAATTAAAGGCTAATTTTAGAACAGCTGTTTACTTACGAGTCAATCTGTTAGCGATCACCTTCCTGTGCTTGTCATTGATTGCTGCACTTACCAGTTCAACAGCCACAGTAATACAAGGGCAATGCTTGTTTGTCAACTTGATCTTAAGTGACTTGGCATTGTGGGCTGTTTTCAAAGCCCTGGAAAGATTCTCAGCAGCCAAATCCATGTAGATCTCATTGTGTTCAGTCGATACCCCCTCCAGCTGAAACTCATCAAAAAAGTTTCCCTGTCGAGAGAATAAAGGTAATTACAAGTGGACCTTAAAACTGAGATTTATTACAGTAGCAGCTGTTatatccgatcctgtaagatacaataccCTCTGTTAACATTTGGAACTCTGGCACGGGTCATTTACACTGCTACCAGTGCAACAGTACACATTGAAACTGATCACTGCACCCTGTATTGTGGGTCTGAatcagtaaattcagctcttagcaggaacAAAATTGAGGCCCAGGGGATTAATGGTGTCTGCAAAGTCTAAAAATTGCATTAGACACTTCAATAGATCAATACATCATATTGACTAATCATCTGTGGTCATAATAAAATTACCTGGGATAACTCACACCACATGCTGACACCCCCATTGGCAACTTTATCAGACAGGATGAAATACAACTTGTCAGTGGTGAGTCGCAGTGTGCATGTCTTGGTTAGTTTGGAGATTGTATTCACCACACctaggagaaaaaaataaaataaaataagattcCCATAGACAGTATCCCAGCATGTAACGGGTGTTCCAATTTTGGACAGCATCCACGATTTAATGTCATATTCTAAATACATGTAAATATTCTTGATCATATTGAGAATTATTTGATAAATGGAAGGGACTTGTTGCAATCCTGCTATTTATGGAAAAGCCTAAATATTGAATatgaagttatatatatatatatatatatatatatatatatatatatatatatatatatatatatatatatataaagccctGGGGTTGGGCAAAGACACCATAGCTAAATAAAAGTCCCTTCTGATTGATGAGGCTGCAATCATGAAATTAAATGTCGACTGTCGAGCTAAGTGCTCTGGTCGCCACAGACCTCGTAGAAGTACAGTGTACGTCGAAACAGAAGAAACCCATTACTCCAGTGTTAATGCAGTTGTTACTGGTATCATATTTTAACAAATACCGGCAGCTTAGATTTTCTAGAAACCAAACCGTTTCTTTTTAGGAATCAAACTGCCTATCGAAAACGATTAATTATTTACAATCTTACATTTTAATATGCTGATTTTAAAATCGATTTTCAAtaacattaaacacacacaaacacaaaatcctAAACAAATGTTTTACTTCATAAACATCCACAACCCATCAGCAATATGATGTACCGTACATAAATACACTTTCAGATTCACTCACGTGTAAAATGGTTAAGGCAGCCTATGTCGATCATTTTAGCTCGAAATCtcatttttatgttgttttgtttcagctTTAAACAGATATACTTTATGAgcgtagtgtttatttattttttatttttatcaggaCCATTCAAAATGTGGCGCTACTTGTGCTGCAGTCATTTGAGTCCCCTCTACAACAAGTATTACAAATACTCCCGTAGTAAGTATAAAACTTATTTACAGATTATTATTGATACTACTGTCAATGATGTACTGTAATATCTTTTTTGATTTTGTACAACGAATAGTAAAATATTATTACAAGCATGTGGTCATATATTATGTTATATTGGAAgggaaatgttttattaaaaaagacCCTTGATGCACATCGAAAGTGATATAAAACGTACACTGTGGACTGTGGCTTTACGTTGCGCTCGtagcagacagactaaaagaattgaatctattcagtcttgaacaaagaagactacgcggtgatctgattcaaacattcaaaatcctaaaaggtatagacaatgtcaacccaggggacttctttgacctgaaaaaagaaacaaggaccaggggtcacaaatggagattagataaaggggcattcagaacagaaaataggaggcacttttttacacagagaattgtgagggtatggaactccccagtaatgttgttgaagccgacaccctgacatccttcaagaagctgcttgatgagattctgggatcaataagctactaacaaccaaacgagcaagatgggctgaatggcatcctctcgtttgtaaactttcttatgttcttatgttcttaacacctgtatgggtgaaactgctatgaataggaggcttatttccatccttgccaATTCTAGCACCAGCCCCACCCGAGAAAGTCGTGCCACCTTGATGAATATTACTGCACTGGTATTTGCCAACCTTCAGAAAAACGGAAGCCACGCGTTATTCCTCGTATCGTATCACTGCATTGAATTCATGTACACCATATCCAAACATCGGTAAATCATGATATACTGAACATTTACTCTTTACATACGGTGTGTACTAGAATGACGTCACTCTGTTTGCTTTGCACAAACGCCAGGCAGGAACCAAATAACCTCTTAAGTACTACCCTGAATTATGGattattattgtagttttttgttttgttttgtttttttagcaagcACCAACTGATGATTTAGTAGTCGATCGGTATTGCGCATTACTGTCCCCAAGACCACCGAAGCCGGTTCCAATAAACCCCTCCTCCCTCACGTGATAGAATGAGTAGGGAATATTTAGAACTATCTTCACTCGGCCATTTTGTGGGTGAAGGCAGTGTAGTGTTGTTCAGGCTTGTCCTGCTGGGTTACAGTTAGGCTTTTGTCGTCTTTTCTTGCTGCAGATTAACAAGAACGGCATCAGCGCGCCGAGACATTTCATCTCAACACAGTTGTCGTACTAATATCGCATGTCCACTATCCAGAACCTCCAATCTTTCGGTAAGTCATTGGGATCTGTCCTCCACCGCCGCCACGGTATACTTTCTTCTTTGTCTGACCCGATAGATAGAAAAAAAGGTGTCTGTCTTGTTCATCGTcttatttttaaagtaacaaatgcCACGCTTGATTAGTAAACCAATGACTAATTAGGTTATAGTGATAAGTTCTGACAAGTTTGGAATGGAAGTAAATTTACTTTGAGCCTACAACTATTGTTTTCTAAGAAAAGCTGCACATTCATATTTGCAACTAGCAGCTCTCCGTTTTATATGCGCATTGGTTTGCCAGTTTATGGCTAAATTAAATGTAGTGTTTATAATTTGTATATAATGCATTTTGTTGCCGTTAATCGGAAAATGCTTTACTTGTATCAGGCATAGAAAtcaaagctctctctctctctctctctctctctctctctctctctctctctcatataatatatatatatatatatatatatatatatatatatatatatatatatatatatatatacttggttttatttattatatatacgCTAGGCAACTAACTTGTAACGAGACCACATTTGGATTACTTTGTTTGAAGCAGTGTACTTTTAAGTTGTAATGCATGACTTGGGTGTATATTGTTCATGTCGCTCGTTAAAACTTATCTGTTATTTTGAAGATCCCTTTGCTGATGCAACCAAGGGTGACGACTTACTCCCGGCAGGGACTGAAGAATACATTCACATAAGGATCCAACAACGTAACGGCCGTAAAACGCTGACTACTGTTCAGGGAATAGCAGATGACTATGATAAAAAGAAGCTCGTAAAAGCTTTCAAAAAGGTAGTTATTAAAAGACTATATGTGGGTTATATTTAGTAAAGTAcatgttccttttttttattgCGGTTTTAACTACAAATTCATTTCACGTGGGCACCGATTCTGTCGTTTGTTTTAACGAAGGCAGTGCTCTACCATTGCTTGATCTTAATCTGAAAATTGAGACATAAGGTTATATAGGCGCAGCATTAGTAAATGCATTTCAGTTGGTGTATGAGATGGTTTAAGGATTGTCAGATTGCCATTTCTTTGATTCTATACTGATCAGTATTTTATGATGCGTATTTCAGTAAATGTTTAACAATTATATTGGCTTGCAGAAATTTGCTTGTAATGGTACTGTGATTGAACACCCTGAATACGGTGAAGTGATCCAGCTTCAAGGTGATCAGAGAAAGAACATTTGCCAGTTCCTCCTTGAGGTGAGTTGCTTTGTTGTCTTTCATTTAAGTTGTTAATTTTAATAATCTATTTTGTGTGAGTAGTGTGGTTTAACCAAGTTTTTAAATGGATGTAATACATAATGTGGCTTGCAGTTAATGATATTTTCTGGCTTCTAATGGGCTACATACATGACCTAGCCACCCAACATAACCTCCTGGAACTAGGGGAGGGACAATATTTAGATGGGGCGCATTCTAAATGTGGATATCTGTTCTCATGTTGACTGTTGCACTTAAAATGCAatatagttagggcttctgatttttggttttaactggtAAAAACCAATAATGCCCCTAGTACAATGAAAATAtctgtggaaatggttactccATTCATgttgaccacccctttcccataataaaaaaaaaaatacctttcccagtgcagctagGCAATGATcttccttcctgacttgtatctatcattgattcattctgaatacttttaaACTTAAGATATGGAGTATTTCAAACAGAATCGAaaattgtggtaaaaaaaaaaaaaaacatgtgcacacacacgcacaaaaacCCTAGAACAATGCCCGTGACCATAAAGATTTAGCTTAGTTGTGGAAGACTGCAAGGGAAAGAAGGTGCAAGATAAGTATGCAAGTACTGTCTAGTTAtttctatacatattttgacagaaaaaacggccaagcattttggaaagtaactgaaaacaattttcatacagtatataaaaggtGAATGCcctgaaaaaatacaattttacataACTCAAATAGCTTacaataagcaccgaaaaatgaaattattaaACTGAGACAGAACCCCTAAATATAGCctttcttatttcttagcagacgcccttatccagggcgacttacaattgttacaagatatcgcattattttttacatacaattacattattttttacacattagttttacatataattacccatttatacagttgggtttttactggagcaatctaggtaaagtaccttgctcaagggtacagcagcagtgtcccccacctgggactgaacccacgatcctctggttacgagtccagagccctaacgacTATTCCACTATTTGACTTTGGTTTAGTTGCACCTTATGCATAATGATGGTTGAAGACATAATAAAGGTGTATGGCTTTGAACGTTACTGTGAGAAAAACTATGAAGTTCAGGCTTTAGTGCAAAAAGGACATGCAACAGTATTTAGACCACAAATAGGATCTGTCAAGTAACTATGGAATTCTTGATAGTGAAGGTTGTTTACCATGCttagtgttaatctgttttgcAGGTTGGCATTGTCAAAGAGGAGCAACTGAAGGTTCATggattttaaaaatatgcaaacattTTTGTAGTAAAGATTTTTTCTTCAGGACTGGCCAACAGaatatactgaacaaaaaaaaaacaagtttgaacACAATTTGCTAAATTGTTAACATACTGTAGGTTCATCCTCTAGGAGAGCTATCATCCAGCCAGGGGTGATAAAAGCTGTGATTTTATGTTTGGGTTCTGCAACACTACCTTCCCCTTGCAGGAGTTATGTTACTTTACCAGGAATCTGAGTAGGTTAAGATGAAACCTTTGCGGATAAGCCATGCCACATTGGAGAAGCCTGCTCGCAAGTGAACGTAACCGTGCACTTGGCATTTTGAAAAATGGTCATATGCAGCATCCATGTGCCACCCCAGTGAAGGAGCACCAGTACCCTCCGACAGCTTCCAGGAAGCAGAGATTTGCAACACGCCTGACCACACAACTTTGCATAGCTACTCGAACCCGTGTATCTAAACAGACGGTGCTAAGCAGACTGAGACAAGCTAAACTAATGGCAAAGAGACCTGTAAGCCATTCCTCAAGACGCATGTCACTTCCCGCTAAACAGAAGTGTCCTGCGATGGCCAGAGCAGTCTCCTGACTTGTTCCCACTGGAGAGAGTTAGATGCTGTCCTCACTTCTCCACACTCTGTAATCTGAGACAAACCCTGCAGGTGGAGTGACATGCCATTCCTCTTTGTTGGGTCCAGGGACTCGTCACAAGAATGTGATGTTGCTGCACGGCCTGAGTTATTTCGAAAGGTGCGCACACCCTGCAAGTATGACTACCAAAATGCCCTGGTGACAAATACTAGAGCTTCAGTTTTGAACTACTTGGTAAAAATGAATGTTTTCATATGTTGCATACAACAATAAACATACATTTGATATTAAGTACATACAAATGCCAAATTGAGtgttgataatatatatataatataacatttaatttttttttgttcagtgtatcTTGGCTTTATCAAACATGCATATTTACAGTGAAAGGACTTGTCACATGTGTGAACATTCAGCGTTTGCGATCCAGTGTGCATGCCTATGGAAAATGTGTTTCTCGTAGGCCGGTAATGGATAAGAACTGCAGCAAGATGGGCACTTGAGAAAACTAGCccccccttttttgtttttataagccATGTTTTAGTTCTGACTGTTTTAATTTCCACcctttttaatttaatgtgttgAACCATGTTGTATAAacaaatttacaaataaaatcagGTGTGAGTTCTGTCTGCTGTTATTATTACCATTGTCCCTCTTTGCAAAGCTCTTTGTTTTGAGAATTCCAAACTTAATATGTCAATTACAAACACCATAACATAGGGAGGGTGGTTGAGGAAGCTGAACATTATGTTGTACTGTGCTTTTATAATTAAATGTTACCCACATCTAGAGGGGGACCAGAAAAAGATAATGTTCATTAAAATTCAAAACAGCTTCATGTAGAGTCTAAACAACTGCTCTCCTGTCCCTTTTTGTAGGATATAtcggaattaaaataaaaaaaataaaaaaaaatcataatctgCTCTATAAGGGGACATTAGCAGGTTCTATGGCAGGTAAtggatgtacagtgcctatagtaagtattcaccccccttggccgttttcagtttgttgtgttacaacctgaaatcttgatgcatttaaatgttttttttttttcctttgatttacacaacctactcaaaactttgaagaggcaagagaatttttgtTGTGAAacacagttaatgaaaaataaaaaaaaactgaaatcaatACTTgatagaaccacctttggcagcaattacagctgtgagtcttttggggtaagtctctaccacgtttgcacatctggatcgtgcaatattcgcccattcttcttggcaaaattgttcaagctctgccaagttggatggggatcgttggtggacagctaTTTtaaagtcttgccacagattctcactcggattcaagtctgggctttgactgggcctctctaggacattcactttcttgtttttaagccactccagtgttgctatGGCTGTGTGCTTGGTGTCATTGTCCtactgaaaggtgaatctctgtcccagtcttaggtcttttgcagactgaagcaggttttcctcaaggattttcCTGTATTTatccctctaccctgacaagcttcccagtccctgccaatgaaaagcatccccatagcatgatgctgccaccaccatgcttcacagtagggatggtgttacctgggtgatgtgcagtgttgggcttgcgccagatgtAACGCTTGGAATCTAGATCAAAAAGTTCAATGTGTAGTTTTTGTTGATGAATGCTACTAATCTTTTTGTATCACTACTGCACAACCAAATATTTCTTTTTGTCATGACACAGACCCACTAGCGTTTTTTTTCCCTCATCTGAGCACCATATACacacgggggagggggggggggggatgtattttcCCTTTATAATTAAGTTAATTCCATTGATAACTAGCCTTTCCTGGTTctttctaataataaaaaaaggaatggatggctgaGTGGAATGATAAAAAGCTTTTATTGTAGCTTTTAAGATAGGTGCTTTCTGTGGTTCAGGAAATAAAAAGCAATACAGAGGAAATTACTAGGGGTTTTGTGCTTTTCTTAATGTTTTGGCCAAATTTGTTTCCAGTCCATGGTAattcctgttttctcattttgttATTGTATATCCGTGAAGTACAATATATAGATATGCTGTagattttcaaagtttttttgaTATACTCTATGTTTTCTTGTCCCTTTAAATCTAGAGTAGCAGCCGCACAAAGTGGAGCTCGTGTACATTGTGCAGGTCACGTAGTGTAATAACGGAAGCTTGTTTTTAATTCCATCTCGTGTGAATGAATTCTAGATATACACACCAGGGAAACTGTTTTGTACTTAATTACTTGCTGTCTACATTTGTAAGAAATCATAATTAAAATGAACAGAATTGTGTTGTCCAGGTGCAAACTGAGGTAGTACAATATGTTTATTACAAAAACAGGtagcat
The Acipenser ruthenus chromosome 3, fAciRut3.2 maternal haplotype, whole genome shotgun sequence genome window above contains:
- the LOC117435631 gene encoding eukaryotic translation initiation factor 1b, whose translation is MSTIQNLQSFDPFADATKGDDLLPAGTEEYIHIRIQQRNGRKTLTTVQGIADDYDKKKLVKAFKKKFACNGTVIEHPEYGEVIQLQGDQRKNICQFLLEVGIVKEEQLKVHGF